The stretch of DNA GTCGTCCTCGAGCACGCTCGTGACAAGACCCACGGGGTGGGGCGGTCCATGCCTGACAGCCAGCTCCGCATCATAGTCGGAGTAGGACCTTCCCGTTGACAGCGTTTTCGTGATCTGGCTCACGACCGCGGGATTGTCCGAAAATACGGACCCGATATTCTTCCCGGCCGCGTCCGCCGATGCGATCCCGGTCACCTCCTCGGCAGCCCGGTTCCAGACCAGCACCGTCCCCAGCACATCGGCTACGACCACGCCGTCAACGAGGCCCGTGAGAATGTCCGCGGTCAGGTCCTGTATCCTGGACGAAAGTGTCCCCATGAGGTATTGATATCACAACGGATTTGAGTATTCAAGGGATTTCATGGTATAGTGCTCTTGTGCTGACTGGGCGCAATACGTGAGGAGCATGGGGTTCCGAGTTCCTGGCCTTATGCTGTGCGCGATTCGCTCTGTACGACGCCCCCCTGCGCCAATCGCCATGCTCGACGCCCGTCTCTTATTCGTCGCTGTCGTCTGGGCCGTCAACTTCGCCTTCGTGAAGTACGCCCTGGCCGACTTTTCTCCTTTGAGCTTCACGGTCGCGCGGTTCGCGCTCGCTTCGCTGTTGCTCACCGGGGCGATGCTGGCCTACCGGCAGCCCCTGACAATGGACCGCAGCGATATCGGCCCGGTCATCAGGCTCGGCTTCACCGGCATCACGATGTACAATCTGCTGTTCATGTTCGGGCTGAAATACACCACGGCCTCGAACTCTTCGCTCTTCATCTCAACCTCACCGCTCTTCGCCGCCCTCGTCCTGGCCCTTACCCGGAAACGGGGCATCAGCCTGCCCGCGGCGCTCGGACTGGCGCTCTCGGCCGCCGGCGTCTTCCTCATCGTCCAAAGCGCGGGCGGAGTCACCTTCTCGCTTCGGGACATGGCCGGTGACCTCCTGACGCTCTGCGCCGCGCTCTTCTGGGCGCTGTATACAATCATGGCGCGGCCGCTGGTCGAGAAATACTCGCCGCTCAAGATAACGGCCTACAGCATGGCGGCGGGCACCATTCTGCTCCTCCCGCTTGGCGCGGCTGATCTCTCGCGGCAATCGTGGAACACGATCCCGGTCGAATCCTGGGCCGCCTTCTGCTTCTCGACGTTCATTTCCGCGGGCGTCGCCTTCACCCTCTGGTACGACGGGGTCAGAAGGCTCGGGGTGAGCCGGACCGTCGTCTACCACTACCTCGTGCCTTTGGTGGCCGTGGTGTTCGCCGCCCTGTTCTTGAACGAGCGGATCACGGCGCTTCAGGTCATCGGCGGCGGTATGATCCTTGTCGGCGTGTACGTGGTGCAGAAGAGCAGCGCGCTATGATCAACAAACAGATCGCCCGCATCCCCTTTTATGAGCAAAGCTCATGCCATTCGCCTCGTATGCGGCGGAACGTGCAACCGTACAATCTAATGAAAGAAACTCATTGCCTGCAACGCGCTGAATCCGAAGGCTTGCCCCGTCTCAGAGATCATTTAATAATCACCTGAGGCGTACATGGGCAGTTATCCGGCAGAAACGGCCTCAGCATACACAATGCCTCGCCTCCGCAATTTACGTCGTATAACCGCTCTCCCCGTGCTGGCTGATATCGAGGCCTTCCGTCTCCTCGTCCTTCGTAACCCGCAATCCCATAGCCAGGTCGATAGCCTTGAACAGGACGAGGCTGACGACGAAGGAATAGACCGCGACCAGCGCCACGGAACCCGCCTGTATCGCCAGTTGATTGGGATTGCCGAAGAGCAAGCCGTTCGCTCCCGCTGCGTTGATGGCGAGGGAAGCGAAGACGCCGGCCAGAATGGTACCAAGCGTTCCTCCGACGCCGTGGACCCCGAACGCGTCAAGGGAATCATCGTACCCGAACTTCGTCTTCGCATTCAGCGCCGTGTAGCACAGGAGTCCTGCTGCGGCACCGATACAAAGTGCGGCCATGGGCCCGACGAAGCCGGCGGCCGGCGTGATCGTGGCAAGGCCGGCAATGGCGCCCGTGGCAGCGCCGAACATGGTCGGTTTGCCGCGGTGGAACCATTCCACGAGGACCCAGGTGAACGTCGCCGAGACCGCGGCCGTATGGGTCGTCACGAAGGCCATGGTGGCCAGTCCTCCGGAAGACAAAGCGCTTCCCGCGTTGAACCCGAACCAGCCGAACCACAGCAAGCCCGCGCCGAGCACGGTCAGCGGCAGATCATGGGGCGGCATGTGCTCGACCAGGAACCCCTTTCGCTTGCCGATATAGAGCGCAGCGGCCAGGGCAGAGAACCCCGATGTCGCGTGCACGACGATTCCGCCGGCGAAATCCAGCACGCCCAGATGCTTCAGCCACCCGCCGGCGCCCCAGACCCAGTGAGCGACCGGATCATAGACGAGCGTGGTCCAGGCCAGGCAGAATACGAGGTAGGCCGAGAACTTCATCCGCTCGGCAAAAGCGCCGCTGATGAGCGCCGGGGTGATCACCGCGAACATCATCTGGTAGATCATGAACGCGAGATGCGGGACGGTGGGAGCATAGTCTGCGTTGGGGGCGAACCCCACGCCCTGCAAGCCGGCCCAGCTGAGATCGCCGATGATGCCCCTCAGGTCGGGGCCGAAGGCGAGCGAATAGCCGAACAGGAGCCACTGGATGCTGACCAGGGCGATTGCGATAAAACTGTGCATGATGGTGCCGAGAACGTTCTTCCGCCTCACCATGCCTGCATAGAACAGGGCGAGACCCGGTGTCATGAGCATGACCAGCGCCGTCGAGACCAGGACCCAGGCCGTATCGCCCGTATCAATCTTTGCCGCCGGGGCAGTGCCTTGAGCAAGCGCGAGGGATGGAATCATCACACCCGCGAGCTGCAGAAAAACCCCATTCCTGAAACCCTTTTCAGACATTATCAATACCTCCCTCGAAACGGATGATTATGAATCACGCACGTGTTCTAATATTAAGCAATGCTCATGCCACGGCATGTGCAAATGCCATTCACGACAAAACACGTTGAATTCATTTATTTACCATCCGTAAAAGAGCGGTATGATAACGTCTCCTTATGGGGTTCTCGTGATTACTATTTGAGCACATGAATAATAAATAATCATG from Nitrospirota bacterium encodes:
- a CDS encoding PAS domain-containing protein, translating into MGTLSSRIQDLTADILTGLVDGVVVADVLGTVLVWNRAAEEVTGIASADAAGKNIGSVFSDNPAVVSQITKTLSTGRSYSDYDAELAVRHGPPHPVGLVTSVLEDDSGAPAGVILTIRDQAGVRELKERMRRSDRLATLGMIAAGIAHEVKNPLVGISG
- a CDS encoding DMT family transporter; protein product: MLDARLLFVAVVWAVNFAFVKYALADFSPLSFTVARFALASLLLTGAMLAYRQPLTMDRSDIGPVIRLGFTGITMYNLLFMFGLKYTTASNSSLFISTSPLFAALVLALTRKRGISLPAALGLALSAAGVFLIVQSAGGVTFSLRDMAGDLLTLCAALFWALYTIMARPLVEKYSPLKITAYSMAAGTILLLPLGAADLSRQSWNTIPVESWAAFCFSTFISAGVAFTLWYDGVRRLGVSRTVVYHYLVPLVAVVFAALFLNERITALQVIGGGMILVGVYVVQKSSAL
- a CDS encoding ammonium transporter — translated: MSEKGFRNGVFLQLAGVMIPSLALAQGTAPAAKIDTGDTAWVLVSTALVMLMTPGLALFYAGMVRRKNVLGTIMHSFIAIALVSIQWLLFGYSLAFGPDLRGIIGDLSWAGLQGVGFAPNADYAPTVPHLAFMIYQMMFAVITPALISGAFAERMKFSAYLVFCLAWTTLVYDPVAHWVWGAGGWLKHLGVLDFAGGIVVHATSGFSALAAALYIGKRKGFLVEHMPPHDLPLTVLGAGLLWFGWFGFNAGSALSSGGLATMAFVTTHTAAVSATFTWVLVEWFHRGKPTMFGAATGAIAGLATITPAAGFVGPMAALCIGAAAGLLCYTALNAKTKFGYDDSLDAFGVHGVGGTLGTILAGVFASLAINAAGANGLLFGNPNQLAIQAGSVALVAVYSFVVSLVLFKAIDLAMGLRVTKDEETEGLDISQHGESGYTT